In Anoplopoma fimbria isolate UVic2021 breed Golden Eagle Sablefish chromosome 15, Afim_UVic_2022, whole genome shotgun sequence, the genomic window GAATTGGAAAAGAGGACAAAATGAGCAAAGCTGAGTCCCACGCTGAGGGCTGTACCAGTGTCTCCGATGGGCTCAACGAGGAGGAGGGTGGGTttagaagaattaaaaaaaaaaaactttaagagGAGTTCTTAAAATCCTACCCCGCTGTGAAATAACTCTCACATCCAGACTCGGAATGCGACGAAGAATTTAAAGCAAATCTGAACGTGATGTGTCAGCAGGTTGAAGACTGCGTGTGTCAGGAACCGCTGTTTGCTAAAGCAGGGGACACACTTAAGGACATTTTGAAGAATCTAATCTGTAAAGATTGGGGAGGAAACAATTGTCTGATTTGACCAGCTCCTGctgcaatattttattaatttttgtCCAGATTGTTGGTGAAAAATCCCCCAACGGCTTGGCTCTGTCAAACCGTTGCAAAGTTCCCCTACCAGCGCCTCGCACTAAATCTCGATTGTTTAACAGTTGTGTTATGAGCAGGGACTTCCTAAAGCCTTTCAACAGAGCCGGGTTAGATGTttctgtttctagtctttatgctaagctaacaagctgcTAGCTGTGGCTTCATATCGACCGTACAAACGAGAGGGTGCTTATCAATCTCCTTATTTAATTCTCGGCAAGGAAGCTAAAGAGACTGTATCTAAAAGTATCAAATTATTAATGCAAGTGAAAAAGTAAATCACCAGAACCTACTCACACTCTATAAATACGACCTGTGCAGACTCTCCACTGTCTTGCAAATAAATCATCGTGGCCAACTCTAGTTTATAATCAGGTTTAAAGCTCAAGACCACATACTAACGTCGCTCCTGTTCACACAGGGTGCAGACCGAAACACAAACGTTGCTGCGTGAAAGCTTCACGGAAGAACATCTACTCGTTTTTCCATACGATTGCACcgaaaaagagacacagaatagAAAGACGGAGAGGGGATATGAAGAATAGCGAGGGGTTTGCTCGGCTAAACATTTGCTTTGGCAGGCCCAGAGTAGAGGGGCGGTGTTCTACTAGTTCCCCTGACATGCATCCAGAGGAGCCCCTCTGTCTTGACCATAAATCTGAATGGAGTGGGAGTTATCATCTCCCCCTtcccccttccccctccccccGGCTAAAACCCCGCATTCCTCCCAGACACCGCTTCGTACAAACAAAGTGGCCTGTTCCCACAACTCGACATTGGGAAAGGCGATGGTTTGTCATGGAAAAATCCAGAGGCATCTCAAGAGTCCTtaataagttgtttttcttttttctctctctctcccacaagGCTCTGCAATGGAATCAGCACTTCGCCGAGTGGCTGCGTGTTCTCTCTATATGTGGCAGGGAGGAAACTAAGTTGGACATGTAGTTCACACATAGATGTCAGTCCCCATCAGGTAGAGAGTAAAACTAAACGTctaaatgaactgtgaagagaTTGAAGTCAACACACATATGAGTAGGAGCTGAAAGAAATACACAGAGCTAAGTCAGACAGAGAATTCACACGCTGCAGAAAAgctcaaagatgcagggatgcacacacacgcacacacacacacatctgaaatGAGTGTGCATTGGGGGGAAGTCGTTATAGAAAAACCCTGGTAACACATTCCATAGGAGACCGCCTCCTCCCTCAAAGGGAGTCTTTTGTGCTTACTGAAAGGCAGAGGGGGTTACAGGGTTTCTCCCTTTAGGGTGCCGAGAATAATACTCGCTCCCAAGACAATGACCTCATCCTGACTCTCTCCGTGTTAATGCatctgtatgcatgcatgtgcgtTTGGGAGACGATGGGAATGAGTGCGACTACGTCCGGGGGACGGAGTGCTGTACGTGAATGATGGAGCGAGAAAgtcagagaggcagaaagaaaagcaggaagtgTTCGGTCGAGGATGGATTACGAGGGGAAAGGGGGAAGGGGGGGCGCTAAATAGATCCTCAGGAGAGAAGcatcacccccacccccccctccaCATTGTCTGTCTACGGTGAAATGATCTGTAGACGACACTGGTAAGAGCCGGAGGTAATGtaaagcacgcacacacacacacacacacacacacacacacacacacccgggTCCAGGGAGCGGTGGGCTTCAACAGGAAATTCCTTTACAGCCTTTCTGCTGACTAAGGCCTCCGAGTGGGAACAGAGTAAGAAAGAATGTAATgtatatggtgtgtgtgtgtgtgtgtgtgtgtgtgtgtgttgtgtgtgtgtgtgtgtgtgtgtgttatttgggGTCCAGTTAGGGCAGCATATGCATAAGCCATTACCAAAGGGGTGTGAGGGGTGCTGGTTTCGGAATAAAAGAGAATTATTTTCAGCAGTATCATTTATCAAATAAGCAGGTACGGTGTCATTGCAGCcataaaaacacagctgaaGAGAGAAATTATTTATGATCGAAAGATGATGAATTTCTTTCGACAGAGTTGctaattaatcttttttttttttttcttcagaaataTTCTCATTTGCATACTAGTAGGAGAGCAAGGTTCAaggtttctctttatttgtccTTAAATTGTGGaaatctgagagagagagagattggctCCTCATTTGAATTCTCTGCCCTGGTGCTATGTTAGTCTTGACATGGGTGCGATGGACTGATGCTCACATTGGTCCGTTTCatcatccactcactcaccaATCCCCCACTACGACCACACCCACCATACCCCCTCGGTATGTGTacaagagtgagagagagagagagagagagagagagagagagacagagagagagagagagagagagagagacacacagacagtagCCATCTTTACACGCAGCATCCATGTTGCAGAGCCAGCACGCTGCACAGGTGTCCCTCCACAGTGACCTACATTTCCCCATCCGATGCCACCACCAAGACCATGAACATTTCATTTACCGCCTGCTGCGTCTCTGCAGGCTTCCAGTGAGGCCGAGTTCAGAGAGATTCTGTGCGGGGAAAAAACTAAGAGAAAATTGCAGAAATGATATGATTTATGCGGCTGGTGATGAACAATGGTTTATGTCAGAACATGTGAACATGTCTGTGAGATGGATGCTGCAGCTGAGAGAAAAGGAGTGGCAGGTTGTGTCTGGGTTGGCCGTTATGGAGCAACAGCGCCATCAGGTGACTCACCTTCGGTACTGCaggtatatatttttttttccatattgtAACATGCACAGACACTGCTTCTATTTGTATACCAGTTCAAAACTTGAGATTGAAAATCTTGCATTTGAAATTTGTTAAAAACCTTATAACCAACTATGTTAAGCTGAATTTTAGTgtttaaaatgatgcaaaagACATCTAGAATCATTTCCACTTAATGGAATGATCCtgggtttgaatatttcactcaaagTCAACTATCCTTCAGTGGATGGAAGCTATACAACCTGATGCGGAATATACGAGAcgaaatatttttgaaattaaagcttaaaaaatgaattacatagTAAAGTCATTGCAACTGAAAACCCAACCCACCGCTCAAAGTGCAAAAGAACAGAATCAGAATCTGTCAACGATACtcagtatatactgtatacagagTACCAAAGTTATTAAGTCAGGCAAACTTGGAAGTGTTCACCACCAACACTGTTGATTCATATAGTACCTTGAGTTAACACTGCcttctaaaaatgtaatttatgttctttttataGGTGACAGTAAAGTCCCCACCCACAGACAGCGGTATAGTTCCGTATGGGGGCAGAGATAGCGATCTCTTGAGAGATAGTGATCCTCTGTAGTGTCATCTCTCTGGACAAAATAAAGTTGAACAGTTTCAGTGATCCTTTATTTGGAGTTTTGGCCAGACATAGCTGTGAAGAACTTTttgaaacatttactttttattgttaaattccACTTTTTGAGTTTTAAGTTATGCTGACCGTAGAAGTTAAGCACTTAAGTTTGTGTTATCAGCAAATAGTTCTGGTATGAGTGGTTATTTCCTGTGCATTGCGTGCACTATAATTGAAGACCCTCAACACCACTAATTATAATGTTTTAGTAGCCTAgtctggttttaaaaaaaaaaaacagacccgTCTGGTTTTTCTTCTTTAGTAGCAGAATGGCCATACTGGATTATTTCACAATACACGACACTACGCCCATGAGCCATGAATCCTTTAATGACAATGGtcgttttgaaaaaaatatagcGAAATACTCGAcctaaaacaaaagaaagaactTGACAGCAGATTTGAAAACAGATGTGTGCAGAACATCTTTGATTAGTCCAAAGTGTGAATCAGAAGAGAATACACAGCCGAGAATTATAGACATGCAACACATTGTCAGAACACAAAAACCTGAAGAACAGCCAAATGTCTTTACCAGAAAACATACAACTCAACAGTCACCATCTGCACAATGTTCTGCATGGCATTGCACGGACATGCAATCCAAAGCACTTTATACAATaattaagcatttattttagtataaaTATTACATCTCTAGGATTATTTTGTGTATCGCTTACATTACAGATGATGGAGAGGGAAAAATCAGAGAAGCATGGAGTGTTTTCTCGTTGCTCCTTGGTCTACTTGGCACTCTGCCAGCTGAGCCACTTTGTTCCAAACTGAGAATCTTTAAACTTCAAACGATTAACTCACATGCTACCCTCCATTTCAAGCCAAAGAATCCGGCATCAAAACACCGTGACCAGTTTGAGTTCTCTTTGTTTAGTCACATACGACCTCTCTTTAACTAATGTGATAACTAATAGATTCCCACTACCCAAATAAGACAAACAACTCATTCAAAAGTGACAAGAGAGTTACAGCCTGCAACAAGCCCATATATTCAAACCAATCACATGATAttacagagagagggggggggacgacgactaACAACAATGACATGATAGCTGGTTGTGCAACTGACttgtaacaaaaacatttggatAACATCATCACACTGCAGCGTGTTTTAGAAGGCCATACGTCTAGAGTTGGGAGTGAATCCAAAATGAAAAGTGCTCTGTGAATGAAGGccgaaatatatatatatatatttatttgttttgtcattctGAAGATTTACTTGCATAATAAAAAgatgagaaagacaaaaagggGGCACAGGTAGAATTAAATCAATCGatcatcattaaaaaacaaacaaaaaaaatcacttggGAAGTATTTCATCTCAGAAAGATGACAAGCAGCATTATAGTTCATGGCTATTTTGCAGCCTGCTGTTAAGTCATTGCCCAACTTGCAATGCAGACGCgacatacatatttaatggcATAACGAAAAAGGGGAAACAGCTCCTCCCCCGCTGAAGTGATACCTTTCACATTCTGACTTTGTCACTGCGTGTCCTTAAGCTTTAAACAGGTGGTGACTAGTGTCGTATGCTCTCTAAGTCAGACGTTACTCCAAGAAAGAAATAGCCAAGATTACCATTGCTAGAGGCCTATCTGCGCTAAACTGACTGAGCAGTGTAATTCTTATTGCCTTGGTCTTCCGgttgctcttttcttttcaacaggTTCACCAATATGGTTCAAACCCGCTGGAAAAATCCCCTACTGACAATCATGACATGGTGACAGTGTGGACAAAGAGTTAAAAACACGTTAAGCATGGTTCGTCTGCCGAGAACTGGCTTTAATGGCGGAACAGAGTTTGTGTTGCGGCGGCTCTCATTCCCAGTTCTCCCAGTCTTCGTccatctggtaaaaaaaaaaaaaaaaaaaaaaaaaggggtaaGTCAAACCATTCtccatttttcatattttaaagtgGAAACCGCTTATAGTGATCTCGTTTCCAGTGATCAACCACGTATATGGAACAACAAGCTTGGGACAGAATCAGTCCTATACAAATGCTGTTTAAAGACCCAAAATGAACACTGAAGCAGAACACTTTTTGTCCTGATCCAGATGTGAGAGAAGTTAGCTATCTCCTAAAAGCATATGATAAACTGCCAGAAACCACCAACTAGATGCAGCAGCAAAACTCCTGAGGCTTCCTTGTGTAGTCTACAGAAAGCTAATGCGCAGAGGGAAAGCCACCCTCGTCAAAAAGGGTTGATAAAGCCTGTTCACGTAAAGTCCCCTTAAAGTGAAACTATGCCATTGCAGCCTGGAAAGTAGTGCAGACAAACTGTGGCCGCCTTCTTCCATGCCGCCAGCGCCCTGAGCTCCTCCACCGTCCTTCTGCCAGTTCATCTGCATACACCGCCCCCCTCTGCAATGACACCGCCCGCAAACTAACAAATGCTGCAGATCCTCATCCCAAGTGAGCACTTTGGTGGGGGAAAGATGGAGCCAGCAAATAGCTAAGCTGTCCGTGTCAGAACGATATGTTCTCGTCTTCAATACACAAATACCAATTAGATAGTAGAACTAAAGAAagtccaaaaaataaaacatttataataaccATCCACTTGTACTGGTCAATGCAGCTCAGACAGACGTGATCGCTGTGAGCGGTTTCCACTGTAATTTTGGTAAATGTCACAGCACCAACCTCTCCAGAAGCTTCTATTTTAGAGAGTGCCATTTGGACCTCTTCCTCTGTCATGTCCAGGTCGAAGTCTTTCTCCCAGTCCTCGCTCACATCGGTGCTGGACCCTGGAGACGGAAAGACACATTTGGAACTCTGTGTGACCTCggctctgctgcttcttcttcttcgcctATTGAGCGGAAAGCTCACAACCACTTCACTGAACCTAATCCTGTTTAGATTCATACATCCTAACAGGAACAGTAAGAATCTCACTGCCAACTGAAAAACATCCTCAAGTCATCTCACCTTTCTTGCCATTGTTAGAGGGCGTAGACTTCCCGCTGTCAGAGTTAAGCTCAAACACTCTCAGGTCCTGTGGCCCCTCCTCCTTGGCTGCTTCTGGTTTAGCGTTGGGGCCAGAAGCCCGCACTGACGGCCCATCAACAGTGACCTCTGGCTGGGTGACCACTTCCCCTTGAGCCTCAAGAGGCGAGTCACTCTTTCCAGGCCTCCGCTCTTCTTGCGTCTTGTCCGCAGCATCTTCCAAGCTGGCTTCTGTCAGTTTCTCGGCCAGCTCCGTGGCAACGGGCTCAGGCCGCGCCAGCACCTGCGTTGGGAGGCTGAAGCTGTCGCTGCTGACTGAGAGGGTGGCGTCACGCTCTTCGGAGGGAGACAGCACGGGGCTCAGTAGAGTCGTTCTTGCGGGAGCGGTCGGGTTGGCGGGCAGCGGGGTCGAGCTGTAGTCCAAGGGGGGTGTCAAGTTGAGTCGGGACGATGACGTGGCGCCGAGGAAATCATCTGACAGGAACAACGTGAACACCGAAGACGCAGTTTAAGTGACAGGTTTTACAGTGAATCggtttattcaaaatgttaaactgaagGTAGCataccttcctcctcctcctcccagccaagggtctctgtgtgtgtagtctGTTCTGCCCTCTGCTTCAATGCCACTCTCCTTGCCTCCTCCTAGAAAACACAATCAGAGGGAAATttgaatgtttacattaatgcaAGAATTTCAACGCGTATATTGTCAATTTCTTTGTGACCTTCCTTATGTATATTCGTTTTTTTCAGCATAAAACAGTTAAAGATGGCTTAAATTCTGTGCAACCTTTATGTTGTCGACTACAAAAAGTTCATTAATTCTCAGTGTTCACACCGTGTTGTTATGTTGCTGTTGATTAAGATAGCTTATTCAGGTGTTTTCTGTTATTGTATATAATTCCCTctataaaaatgtattgcaaTACTGATTGTCCAATAAAAACTGCCTCGatattattttaagttaaacatgttttaaggcCAAATCACATCaacatataacacacaaccaGTGCTCTCTACAGGCACAGTAGGCAGGTGGAGCCACCGGCAGTGACTCCGGACCTCTAGCATGTTTCCGCCAGCAGGTGGCAGTGTCCGTGCAAGACAATCATTTGAGCTGATGGAAAAGACCTGTTCTGCAGTTCAGAATACACAACACATAAAATAGCACCATTACCTGGTCCAACTGGAAGACTCTGTAGAAATACCTCTGCCAGAATTCTGAATGTGCTACAGCCACCGGCAcctgtgaataaaaacaacaaaaactgtcCTCATCTTGTTTACTGCACTGCTTAAGTATTCTTGCTGACATCTCGTTCTTTTTGCGCTTTAAAAGCACTTATTGTAGGTCGCTTtagataaaagcgtctgccaaatAAATATGTACGGAAATGCAGTAGTTTGGAACAAAACTGGAGGCTGTGCTCCTTAATAAGAAGTTATGACAAAAGCATCAATACATACCATTTTGGTGTAAAGGGCTCGTATTGAGGGACTGTTGACCAAAAGCTCTGAGATTTCTCCTTTCTGTTCTTCCAAACTGAAGCTGGACAGCCAGTTATCAAACTGCTCTGGGGGACCTGGACAAAAAAAGACttctcattaaaatacattcaagAGACATCAAAGAGTAAAGATTAAGAAGGCGTGTATTATCTTATCCAATTTACAGTAAGACCACCTTGCAATTACCAGATTATGAAGTCAACTGTGGCtcatcacacaaaacaaacaaatctagCAAACTAATGACCaacaatgggggaaaaaaatatatatacagtaccagtcaaaagtttggacacaccttctcattcaactactttgatctaaaatataaaacatattctggtttgttgagcatttgtttgtttaccacataattccatatgtgttccttcatagtttggatgtcttcaatattaatctacaatgtagaaaacaaattaaatagaaataaagaaaaaacattgaatgagaaggtgtgtccaaacttttgactggtactgtacatatatgtgtCACAGCAGTAGAATAAAGAACTAGCATTGAAACAAGAAAGATTAAAGAACAGCTTacttaaaacacaatataactAATACCAGCCTCACATTCTAGTTGAGGTCTTGTCTACTTCACTGTGTTCTATCTTACCATCAGGCTCATTGCAGTATGTAGCAGGGTCAGCTTGCAAACTGTAGAGACGTGCCTGCAGGACAAACAAATACTTGGCTGTGGTTGTTTCGTCTCAACATGCACATCATGTGCTCACTTTCACAGTCCTGAAGCCTCTTATGACAAAACATAAGACAACTAAATCTGTCCTGAATCAACTTTGTTTAAGGTGATTAGTCAGAAAGTCACATTTTccatttgcatatttacaatCACCCTTGCACAGAGATTGTGCTTAGCTCTGATGTTTTATCATTTAGAAACTCCATGTTTGTGATACAGCAAACTTGTTGTAATAGGAGATGACTCTAAAGTGTATTTTTCAGCTAAAAGGACAAGTAGACCCACCTTAGAACTGTCGTAGATCTCTGTTGTTCCTGCTGCCGTTGCCACCAATGTGATTACATCACAGTCAATGGTTTTATCGGGGGGTGGAGCAAGCGTGTCCGTTATCACCCCTA contains:
- the bsdc1 gene encoding BSD domain-containing protein 1 isoform X1, which encodes MTQQRARSPCTREGWWGGWLQQSYQAVKDKSTEALEFIKRDLTEFSTVVQHDTTCSIVATATAVRNKLAVEGSSETSEKVKKSLSSFLGVITDTLAPPPDKTIDCDVITLVATAAGTTEIYDSSKARLYSLQADPATYCNEPDGPPEQFDNWLSSFSLEEQKGEISELLVNSPSIRALYTKMVPVAVAHSEFWQRYFYRVFQLDQEEARRVALKQRAEQTTHTETLGWEEEEEDDFLGATSSSRLNLTPPLDYSSTPLPANPTAPARTTLLSPVLSPSEERDATLSVSSDSFSLPTQVLARPEPVATELAEKLTEASLEDAADKTQEERRPGKSDSPLEAQGEVVTQPEVTVDGPSVRASGPNAKPEAAKEEGPQDLRVFELNSDSGKSTPSNNGKKGSSTDVSEDWEKDFDLDMTEEEVQMALSKIEASGEMDEDWENWE
- the bsdc1 gene encoding BSD domain-containing protein 1 isoform X2; the protein is MAEGEGWWGGWLQQSYQAVKDKSTEALEFIKRDLTEFSTVVQHDTTCSIVATATAVRNKLAVEGSSETSEKVKKSLSSFLGVITDTLAPPPDKTIDCDVITLVATAAGTTEIYDSSKARLYSLQADPATYCNEPDGPPEQFDNWLSSFSLEEQKGEISELLVNSPSIRALYTKMVPVAVAHSEFWQRYFYRVFQLDQEEARRVALKQRAEQTTHTETLGWEEEEEDDFLGATSSSRLNLTPPLDYSSTPLPANPTAPARTTLLSPVLSPSEERDATLSVSSDSFSLPTQVLARPEPVATELAEKLTEASLEDAADKTQEERRPGKSDSPLEAQGEVVTQPEVTVDGPSVRASGPNAKPEAAKEEGPQDLRVFELNSDSGKSTPSNNGKKGSSTDVSEDWEKDFDLDMTEEEVQMALSKIEASGEMDEDWENWE